Proteins encoded within one genomic window of Leptotrichia sp. OH3620_COT-345:
- the rplW gene encoding 50S ribosomal protein L23 — MHITDIIKKPVVNTEKARILMEKNEYVFIVDRRANKLQIREAVEKLFNVKVAGVNTLNIKPKMERFRMSMYKTSAIKKAIVKLQDGEKIAAYEENV; from the coding sequence ATGCATATTACTGATATTATAAAAAAACCTGTTGTAAATACTGAAAAAGCAAGAATTTTAATGGAAAAAAACGAATATGTATTCATAGTGGACAGAAGAGCTAATAAACTTCAAATAAGAGAAGCTGTGGAAAAACTGTTCAATGTAAAAGTTGCAGGAGTGAATACTCTGAACATTAAACCGAAAATGGAAAGATTCAGAATGTCCATGTATAAAACATCTGCTATAAAAAAAGCGATAGTCAAGTTACAAGACGGAGAAAAAATAGCAGCTTATGAAGAAAATGTATAA
- the rplB gene encoding 50S ribosomal protein L2 produces MPIKKLKPITSGTRHMSILVNHELDKVRPEKSLTEPLGSSYGIDNYGHRTGRNRHKGHKRLYRVIDWKRNKIGVPAKVATLEYDPNRTANIALLHYVDGEKRYILAPNGLKKGDTVLAGEGAEIKPGNALKLKDLPIGTVIHNVELLPGKGGQLARSAGTSARLVAKEGTYCHVELPSGELRLIHKECMATIGAVGNSEHSLVSLGKAGRNRHLGRKPHVRGSVMNPVDHPHGGGEGRSPIGRKSPVTPWGKPTLGKKTRGKKLSDKFIVRKRKK; encoded by the coding sequence ATGCCAATTAAGAAATTAAAGCCGATAACTAGTGGGACAAGGCATATGTCGATATTAGTTAATCATGAGTTAGATAAAGTCAGACCTGAAAAATCACTGACGGAACCTTTAGGATCATCATATGGAATCGATAATTATGGTCACAGAACAGGAAGAAACAGACATAAAGGACATAAAAGACTTTACAGAGTAATCGATTGGAAAAGAAATAAAATAGGAGTTCCTGCAAAAGTTGCCACTCTTGAATATGATCCGAACAGAACAGCTAATATTGCTTTATTACATTATGTTGACGGAGAAAAAAGATACATTCTGGCACCGAACGGATTGAAAAAAGGAGATACAGTTTTAGCCGGAGAAGGTGCTGAAATTAAACCGGGAAATGCACTGAAATTGAAAGATTTACCGATAGGTACTGTAATACATAACGTTGAGTTATTACCGGGTAAAGGAGGACAGTTGGCAAGATCGGCAGGAACATCTGCAAGACTTGTTGCCAAAGAGGGGACTTACTGTCACGTTGAATTACCTTCAGGAGAGCTGAGACTGATACACAAAGAATGTATGGCTACAATAGGAGCAGTAGGAAATTCGGAACATTCACTGGTATCGCTCGGAAAAGCCGGGAGAAACAGACATTTAGGAAGAAAACCTCATGTAAGAGGATCTGTAATGAACCCTGTGGATCACCCTCATGGAGGAGGGGAAGGAAGATCTCCAATCGGAAGAAAATCACCTGTTACACCTTGGGGGAAACCGACTCTCGGTAAGAAAACAAGAGGTAAAAAACTTAGTGATAAATTCATTGTCAGAAAAAGAAAGAAATAG
- the rpsS gene encoding 30S ribosomal protein S19 — protein MARSLKKGPFVDAYLLKKIEAMGEKKQVIKTWSRRSTIFPQFIGHTFAVYNGKKHIPVYVTEEMVGHKLGEFAPTRTFYGHGKDAKKDAKRK, from the coding sequence ATGGCTCGTTCATTAAAAAAAGGACCTTTTGTTGATGCTTACTTATTAAAGAAAATAGAGGCAATGGGAGAAAAGAAACAGGTTATAAAAACATGGTCCAGAAGATCTACTATATTCCCTCAATTTATCGGACATACTTTTGCTGTATATAATGGGAAAAAACACATTCCTGTATATGTAACAGAAGAAATGGTCGGACATAAATTAGGTGAATTTGCACCGACAAGAACTTTCTACGGACATGGAAAAGATGCGAAAAAAGATGCAAAAAGAAAATAA